The DNA sequence TCCCAACTCGCAAATACACCCTTCGTAATATTTCAACGACACTTGGAGGGGATGCAACACCACTGCAGGTGGCTGACAATGACTGTAATTTATATTAAGTTGGAACATGTATTTGGCCCTGCCAATAGAAATGGCCGCTCTTGCACTTTAATTGATTTGTCTTTACTACTCTATGTATGTAGTTTGGCTCTAGAATTGCCAGGGAATCAAATCGAAAGAACTTTGGGAGTAATCGAGCAGCAAATCAGGCTTCTGCAGGCAGTGTTAGGATTGATAAAAGATCGAACTATAGTTGATCCCTTTAGGTCTCAAGTTAATTTTCTAATATATTTATCATCAATAGACCACACGTCTCTGGGCCATAATTGTTTAAACCGTTTGGGTAAGTAGATATTGGGTTTGTTTATTTTCGAGAAGAATTTTTGTCAGAAGTAGAagtagaaaaatattttgtatttgaatatatttataaaagttTTTTCTATTAGCATTAGAATCAACAGTTACAAATATATAAAttgttttaataaaattatattattgtttagaaatccttaaatggagctcaggaCTGTGACAGATTAGTCCTTTACCTGTTTAATTGGGAGATACCGTgagaaaccaaaaaaaaaaaaatacaataatgtTCATGAATAAAAATACTTATATAACATCATATTTCAAATACGCGTGTCTGTAaaagtgttttttatttttgttagtaCAAAAAGATATAGAAAATATGTATGTCGGACTAATATAAATTAAGTGTAATATCTAGTATGTAATATGTAAACAAATGAGGTATCTATACTTTATAGATTTTGAACATATAACTACAAATTCTTTAGTGCAATTGGACACAGAAGACGTCTGTAGACGAATATCAATTGAGTGTCATACGTGTATCTAACATGTAAATAGGGAAACTCAAGGAGTATCTATAATTTATAGATTTTGAACAACGTAACTATATCCTCTggtaaaaattttcaaaatcttaaatataaatatctGGAGCTGTATGAATGTTATGACAAGAAGTGAACAgcgaacaaaaaaaaaatacacttGCACATAATGTTACTCTTCGTCCAGAAATTTGccatttttaagaaaaaataaacataataagAGGCTTTTAGTTGGGTGAAATCTAtgtataaaaagtaaaaacaattaaaaattcagatatatactcttttttatttttgtaagtATTGTGTGAGATAagattgtgtatatatatatacatcttCTCCATATATTACTTTTGCATGAATCTATCCATGTGATCTTATTTATTcatcacatcttttttttataGGTTTTCAAGAGTATGTATATTAAAAAAACTAATGTGAAAATACAAAAATGTAATGCGATTTTTAAACACGGTTTGTTCCAGACTGATCAACATCTCTAACTGATCAACAAATTTCCCCCTACTTTTggtatttgaaaaaaaaaaaaaaatcactagCTGACCATCTCATCAAAGGATTACAAAGCTAGCTttatagaagaaaagaaaaggagtgACATTAGGCGTATGGTGGTGGCTTTGGCAAATCCTTGACGGCGCCACAAAGCAAGCAATTATTTGGAATGTTGAACTCATCCCTGATAGAACGTTCAGGCGACAAAACGCTTATGTATAGTTGTTGTCCTAAGTAGCGGTTCTCAGCTATCTCCGACCTCAAGTTCCATACTCCCGCGTTGTCGAACGTCAGCAGTATCGCCGCCCATGACTTTGGGAACACCTGTACTGTGTTCCTGCTCACCGTATCAAGCATGTTATAGCTCTTCCTCTTCTCTGGCGTCCACAGCCCTGGCTCTATGCTGCACCATTTCATTATTAATAACAGATCAGATCGAACAACTAAAGAAAGAAACAGATAAAGAAAATATGAATGCGCGCTTACGCgacaaagaagaaagaatagccGCAAAGATGATATGACTGGATGCTCTTCTCGTGGTTCTCAAAGACGATCTCAACAAAGGTGCGGTACGTGATGTTAAGCACATTGGGTTGCACGGTGAGGGTGGTTGCGACGCTGCTAGGGTTATCGGAGATGACATTGTACTTGAAGACCTTGTCAGGGATTTCAAAGTACTCAGCAAGCTTGATGGGTGTTTCCGGGTCAACATGTGAAACACCATTGAGTCCATAAAGGAGCTTCCCACTGCTCCTACTAACCGAATTAACGAGCTTAATGGTTCGGGTAATGTTGATCTGACCGTAGTGGTAACTTCCCTGAGGATTAGGCCTTGCAGCGCTAGCGGTAAGGTTCCATCTGAAGGACTTGAATTGGTTCAGCGACCAAGCCCAACCAATCGGTGCTGCTGGAATTTCAGGTGAAGCTGGACCTTTTCCATTGCTGTACCTTATGATCCCTTTTCCAGTAATTAGGGTTTTGCTAAACCTAGTTGAAGCAACCATGTAATAATCCCTGGGTTTCTTGTCGGCAGTTACGAGAACACTGAAGCACATTCCGACGTGGACGTCGAGTGAATCGTATATGTTCTGAACGGTGTGAGAGCCTTCCATCTCGACGAGCAGCATAGGGTGGTCTTGGATCCTGAAATTGAGGGTGTCCTTGAGGCCAACGTTGCAGACTCTGTACTTGTAAGTCTTCCCTTCTTTCATTTCGAAGAGGGGCTTGTCGGAGCCGTCGCCTTTGGCGTTCTGGCCGTTGATGAGCACCCCTTCCGGCCGCCCCAGGGAGCGGCCGCCATCTAGAAATTTCTTGAGGGTTGCGTGGCTCTTTGTGAACCAGTCGCCAATGAGGACAGTGTAGTCGTCCTCCGGATCTGGGTACGGGACGGGGATGAGTAGGCGGCTGTTTATGCGGAGGCCGCCGAATCCCCCGGCTGCCCTGTGGAGGCCGAGGCTGGGGTAGTAGAAGTAGCTTCCAATCTGATCCTTCACCTGAAACTTGTATGTGAAGTTGGCACCTGGTTGGATTGGGCAATTCGTCCCTGGAAGACCGTCTTGCCATGAATTCTTTCTTTGTTGCACCCCGGACCTACAAATTTACGAGTTCAATGAGAATTCACAATAATTTTGAATAATGaataatgataatgatgatgatgatgatgatccaTACCAATGAAAAAGCAAGGGCTCATCAAGATTGTTGAAAACATTAACAACAATGTTATTGTTGCTGGTGGAATTGATATTTGGTCCTGGAAATTGGTCATTGATGAGAATCACTTGTTGTGGAACACCTAATGGGGAAGCAATTCCATAAGTAACCTTCCATGTAAAGTACCAATATGGATCTTCACTTCGTACTACCGAGATTGTCCATGAAAACAGACATGCCAATAACAAATATATTATTACCCTATCCATCTcctatatatacataaatttattaatctttttgttttc is a window from the Arachis stenosperma cultivar V10309 chromosome 3, arast.V10309.gnm1.PFL2, whole genome shotgun sequence genome containing:
- the LOC130970778 gene encoding L-ascorbate oxidase homolog is translated as MDRVIIYLLLACLFSWTISVVRSEDPYWYFTWKVTYGIASPLGVPQQVILINDQFPGPNINSTSNNNIVVNVFNNLDEPLLFHWSGVQQRKNSWQDGLPGTNCPIQPGANFTYKFQVKDQIGSYFYYPSLGLHRAAGGFGGLRINSRLLIPVPYPDPEDDYTVLIGDWFTKSHATLKKFLDGGRSLGRPEGVLINGQNAKGDGSDKPLFEMKEGKTYKYRVCNVGLKDTLNFRIQDHPMLLVEMEGSHTVQNIYDSLDVHVGMCFSVLVTADKKPRDYYMVASTRFSKTLITGKGIIRYSNGKGPASPEIPAAPIGWAWSLNQFKSFRWNLTASAARPNPQGSYHYGQINITRTIKLVNSVSRSSGKLLYGLNGVSHVDPETPIKLAEYFEIPDKVFKYNVISDNPSSVATTLTVQPNVLNITYRTFVEIVFENHEKSIQSYHLCGYSFFFVAIEPGLWTPEKRKSYNMLDTVSRNTVQVFPKSWAAILLTFDNAGVWNLRSEIAENRYLGQQLYISVLSPERSIRDEFNIPNNCLLCGAVKDLPKPPPYA